The stretch of DNA GTGTTCCCCTTTTCTTATTGTTCCCTTGATTGCACTGCTCACTCGTTTAACTCATCACACACAggtcaggcaatgggcaggcaTGCCACACAACCCACCGAGGAGGCGGTGCGACGGTCCCTCACCAAGGAGCGCTGGGTTAGCAACACCCCCTCCGTACAGGATGTTGTGCGTGGATGGGTCGCTCCTCTAGGCGCGCCAACATCCAGTCAGAGCCTTATCCGCTCTATTTCAGAGCAGAGCTGGCGTGGGCTTGCTGTCCGGGACTTTGGGGGGGAGAAGGGCAAAGGTGAGTGCCACTGCCTATATTGTGTGAAATGCaggctcatttaaaaaaaggtaaattATTTGAATGTCTCCATAAACACTAACGCCCTTCTCTATTTTCCTACTGAAGGTGTAGTCGCCACATGTCCCATGGACAAAGGGGATGTCGTGTGCGATTACCACGGCACCCTTATCTCAGTAGCTGAGGGACATCGAAGGGATGATTCCATCTACCGCTTCTTTTTTAAGGAGTTGTGCATTGACGCCTCCTCCCGTTGTGACTGCCACCCTGAAGTGGAGACATATGGACGCTTCCTGAATCACTCCAGGAAGCGTCCCAACCTAAAGGCTTGACCTGACCTTCCCAGATGGCCCCAGACTGGTGTTAGTGTTCCTCACCATACAGAACATTAAGGTTGGAGAGGAACTCTTCTGGGACTATGGCGTCACCAGGACGTCATTTGGAGGAGAAGGGAAGGACCTTGCCTGGTTGGATATGTAGCTACCAGGTAAGAgatggccacacacacacacacacacacacacacacacacacacacacacacacacacacacacacacacacacacacacacacacacacacacacacacacacacacacacacacacacacacacacacacacacacacacacacacacacacacacacacacacacacacacacacacacacacacacacacacacacacgcacacgcacacgcacacacacacacactgcagtgaACACTTTGAGTGTCATCACTACAGCACTCACTCATGGATATAGacccttttttttttcaggGGAAAATACTTGGTGAGAAGGTAGGTGGCACTGTAAAACACCTTTTTTGTAATTTACCGACCTAGAACACTGCATTGTATATTTTGCTTGGAGCCTGCATGACAAGGGGCCTGAGTAACTTTCAATGTATGCTGCTACTAGTGTTATTTTCCATTTGCATCCtccattttccttttttttgtaaatagtttcaTAAGTTGTGTGTCAAAGTTAAGCAACTGTTCACTGCAAAACGAGTAAGCATATGGAAAACTGTTCAATATATGTTAGAGTCTGCTTGAACGGGGCCTAATTTCATATTGATTTGTTAAAAATATGCTTATTCAGGCTTGTCTGCAGCCACTATCCTCAATTACATGAAAAACATAATCAGGTTCCTGCAGTACGTGAAAGAGAGCGTCGATTTGAATGAAGACGGGATTAAGATTCAGAAGTACATCGACTTCTTGAAAACCATGCGGAAACCTGTTGCAAGGAAACATTCAGGGAACGTATGCAGTACATGTTTTACCTTTACTATTCATTCTGTATTGTCCTTCTGTGGCGTACTTAATGTTTTCTCCTAGTACAATCCTGACTATTATAAACAACCTGTTTCTCCTTTTTATTCTTTGTTTAGATACGATCGAATTGTGGACGGCATGCCCACCGTTCATGACTGCAACCAGGTTCTGCGGAGTGGAAAGAAAAGGTTCTTGGACATCTACAACAGGATGGCTATCTCTAAGATAGTGGTCTCGCCAACTGAGAAAATGTGGTACCGCTACTACTGTGAAGCAGTGATGATGTTGTGCCACTTTCAGCGACCAGGAGCTGTTGAAGGCATGACTGTAAGTGTGAATTCAGCATTTAATTCAGCATTTATGAATTAAGGGTTTGAAACGTGGGGAAAAGTGCTGTAAATAGAGACATgttgtatattatatattgttAATTGAGTTTTTTAGACATTAATGCATTTTAATTTGTCATTGTTTTCCAGGTAAGAGAGTGGGTGAACCGCAAGCTTACTGACGGAAGATATCTGGCATCAAGAATCACAAAACCGGGGCCACGCATGTTGCAACAATAGCCTTAACGTTGGAGGAGGAAGCTGTAAGTTATTAAGCAGCAGAATGTTTTATTATTACGCAAAGTGTTTAGTGTATTACAGTCAATTAATTAACTTCCTTGTTCCCACAGTGGTACCAGGGGTACTATGAATTTATTCGCCCTGAGTTTGTGAGAGGGGAATGCGACTGTTTCTTCTTGTCTGCCAGAGGGACAAAGATCACGTGGCTCAAGTGACCTTTTGTGACTCCATGAAAGGTATGAACCATTTTAATCATTAAAAGTTGGCAATTGTATTCAGTGTCACAAATTCATGACTGAATTTATCGTATCCTTTCTTTCAGCATACTACACATATCGGAAGCCATCAGGCGGAAAGATAGAACGTCTCATTAGCAAGGAGGGGTGGACGTCCAACTGTCCCAAGGCGCAAGACATTTTGGACATGTGGACACCAGCCCTCAAATACGTCATTGAGAGTGATAAGAACATCTTGAACAGTTGTTCTCGGCAGAAGTGGAAAGGCCTTGCCATCAAATCTTTTGATGGACAAAAGGGGGAAGGTAAGACAATTGAGGAAATAGTATCACTCAAATTAGCACTATAGCGTTTTGAAAAGTGTGCCAACTTGCAAAGTTTATTTCGTTCATCATCTAACTCGATATGTTATGCTCTCTTTATCACAGGAGTTGTTGCAACAACACATTTCACTGAAGGTGACATAGTGTGTGACTACCATGGAAAGGTCATCACGAAAGCTGAAGGGGAAATTATGATGAAGGACCAAGGAGACCAATCCGCTTACTTGTTCTTCTTCAACGCTGGTGGGGAGGCACAAACGTGGCCATGCCCGTGTCATGATGGTGTAGAAACATTTGGCCGCAAGATAAACCATTCATCAAAGAATCCAAACATCAAGCCGCTTTGTGTTGTTTTGAGGCTGGATGATGAGGACGTGCATACTATCCTCTTCAAAGCAACAAGGGACATCAAAGTGGACACTGAACTGAAGTTCAACTACGGAGTGAACAGAAAAT from Pseudochaenichthys georgianus unplaced genomic scaffold, fPseGeo1.2 scaffold_760_arrow_ctg1, whole genome shotgun sequence encodes:
- the LOC117444233 gene encoding N-lysine methyltransferase KMT5A-A-like; the protein is MGRHATQPTEEAVRRSLTKERWVSNTPSVQDVVRGWVAPLGAPTSSQSLIRSISEQSWRGLAVRDFGGEKGKGVVATCPMDKGDVVCDYHGTLISVAEGHRRDDSIYRFFFKELCIDASSRCDCHPEVETYGRFLNHSRKRPNLKA